The following are encoded together in the Capsulimonas corticalis genome:
- a CDS encoding SDR family oxidoreductase, with the protein MTTQTGLFDLTGEVAVVIGGTGVLGGAMADALAGAGARVAVLGRSRERGDEAVRRISQAGGAALFQSVDAMDPESLAAARDAVAEQWGAVSVLVNAAGGNRPDATLPPGADFCVLPLEAWRGVFDLNLVGGVLLPCQIFGEAMLASGQGSIINVASLSGMTPLSRVVAYSAAKAAVLNLTQFLAREWAGRGVRVNAISPGFFPAEQNRALLMNPEGSYTERGGQIIAHTPMGRFGESQELAGAAIWLAAPRASSFVTGQNIVVDGGFSATTI; encoded by the coding sequence ATGACGACCCAAACGGGATTGTTCGATTTGACGGGTGAGGTCGCCGTCGTGATCGGCGGCACGGGTGTGCTGGGCGGGGCGATGGCCGACGCCCTGGCGGGTGCGGGCGCGCGAGTGGCTGTTCTGGGACGCAGTCGGGAGCGCGGCGACGAGGCCGTGCGCCGCATTTCGCAGGCGGGCGGCGCGGCGCTGTTCCAGTCCGTGGACGCGATGGATCCGGAATCGCTGGCGGCGGCGCGTGACGCCGTCGCGGAGCAGTGGGGAGCGGTCAGCGTGCTGGTGAACGCGGCGGGCGGCAACCGTCCCGACGCGACACTGCCGCCCGGCGCGGACTTCTGCGTCCTGCCGCTGGAAGCGTGGCGCGGCGTCTTCGACCTGAATTTGGTCGGCGGGGTGCTGCTGCCATGCCAGATCTTCGGCGAGGCAATGCTGGCGTCGGGACAGGGAAGCATCATCAATGTGGCGTCGCTGTCTGGAATGACGCCGCTATCACGAGTGGTCGCCTATTCGGCGGCCAAGGCGGCGGTGCTGAACCTGACGCAGTTTCTGGCGCGCGAGTGGGCGGGCCGGGGTGTCCGGGTTAACGCCATCAGCCCCGGCTTCTTCCCCGCCGAACAGAATCGGGCTCTGCTGATGAACCCGGAGGGGAGCTACACCGAACGCGGCGGGCAGATCATCGCTCACACGCCGATGGGACGTTTTGGCGAGTCGCAGGAACTCGCGGGGGCGGCAATCTGGCTCGCCGCGCCGCGCGCTTCCTCGTTCGTCACCGGCCAAAACATCGTCGTCGACGGCGGCTTCTCCGCGACCACGATTTGA
- a CDS encoding rhamnogalacturonidase, with the protein MMHLGKRLLLAGVLSCVAAPIVRADTPAAPVNGVFDVHAFGAKGDGQTLDTEAIDKAIAAASAAGGGTVRLTAGTYPTTTVHLQSNVTLEIAAGATLLAATPGNGVAYDAPEDNPTAGQYQDFGHTHWRNSLIWGENLHDVAIVGTGRIWGRGLVKDETKQSGDGNKAIALKLCRNVTLRDFTIAHGGWFGILATGVDNLTISGLRIDTNRDGMDIDACRVVHVSDCTVNSPHDDGICLKSSYGLGFNRGTENVTITNCVVSGYEEGSVLDGTFSRAHDGGTGRIKFGTESNGGFKNITVSNCVFSYCHGLALEEVDGGSLEDVSISNLTMRDIVNAPIFVRLGGRQRAPAGTPMGTVRRVSISHITVYNAAATSSVIVAGVPGAPVQDLSLSDIRIWYKGGGTAAQATRTPPEDVAGYPEPNRFGVLPAYGVYLRHVQGITVDGLQTHTQTPDQRPALVLDDVSGARFTGLDAEHAASIPIFSLKSVTGLQLRDVQGLPDSRQDHPADGHL; encoded by the coding sequence ATGATGCATTTAGGGAAACGCCTTCTTCTGGCGGGTGTTCTGTCCTGCGTGGCCGCGCCAATCGTCCGGGCGGACACACCGGCGGCGCCCGTCAACGGCGTCTTTGACGTCCACGCGTTCGGGGCAAAAGGCGACGGCCAGACGCTCGACACGGAGGCGATTGACAAGGCCATCGCGGCGGCGTCGGCGGCGGGCGGCGGCACGGTTCGTTTGACGGCGGGGACATACCCGACCACCACGGTCCACCTCCAGAGCAATGTCACCCTGGAGATCGCGGCGGGGGCGACGCTGCTGGCGGCGACGCCGGGAAATGGAGTCGCTTACGATGCGCCGGAGGATAACCCCACCGCCGGACAGTACCAGGACTTCGGCCACACGCACTGGCGCAACAGCCTGATCTGGGGGGAAAACCTCCATGATGTCGCCATTGTCGGGACAGGGCGCATCTGGGGACGCGGATTGGTGAAGGACGAAACCAAGCAGTCGGGCGACGGCAACAAGGCCATCGCCCTCAAGCTCTGCCGCAACGTCACCCTACGCGACTTCACCATCGCGCACGGCGGCTGGTTCGGCATCCTCGCCACCGGGGTAGACAACCTGACGATCAGCGGCCTGCGGATCGACACCAACCGCGATGGCATGGACATCGACGCCTGCCGCGTCGTCCACGTCTCGGACTGTACGGTCAACTCTCCCCACGACGACGGCATCTGTCTGAAAAGCTCCTACGGTCTCGGCTTCAATCGGGGGACCGAGAACGTGACGATCACGAATTGCGTGGTCAGCGGCTATGAGGAGGGCTCTGTGCTCGACGGCACGTTTAGTCGAGCTCATGACGGCGGAACTGGCCGCATCAAATTCGGCACAGAATCCAATGGCGGGTTCAAGAACATTACCGTCTCAAACTGCGTCTTTTCCTACTGCCACGGCCTGGCGCTGGAGGAAGTAGACGGCGGCTCGCTGGAAGACGTATCGATCAGCAACCTGACCATGCGCGATATCGTCAACGCCCCGATCTTCGTACGCCTGGGCGGACGCCAGCGCGCCCCCGCTGGGACGCCGATGGGAACAGTGCGGCGAGTCAGCATTAGCCACATCACGGTCTACAACGCCGCCGCCACATCCTCGGTGATCGTCGCGGGTGTCCCCGGCGCGCCGGTGCAGGATCTGTCTCTCAGCGACATCCGCATCTGGTACAAAGGCGGCGGCACGGCGGCGCAGGCGACGCGCACTCCGCCGGAAGACGTCGCGGGATATCCCGAACCCAACCGCTTCGGCGTCCTGCCCGCCTACGGCGTCTACCTGCGGCACGTCCAGGGAATCACCGTGGACGGCCTTCAGACACACACCCAGACCCCGGACCAGCGCCCTGCGCTCGTACTCGACGACGTATCCGGCGCACGCTTCACCGGCCTCGACGCCGAGCACGCCGCCTCGATCCCGATCTTCTCCCTGAAGTCGGTCACGGGCCTTCAGTTACGCGATGTCCAGGGGCTCCCGGACAGCCGGCAGGACCACCCCGCCGACGGCCACTTGTAA
- a CDS encoding MFS transporter: MTPIKDTHPSASSAVESGAPGARVGNFRWVICGLLFFATMINYMDRQIIGVLKPQLSHELGWTDTGYANIVSAFQLAYACGYLFGGRLMDRFGVRRGLSWAAFLWSVAAVAHGLVRTVLGFSIARLGLGLAEGGNFPAAIKTVTEWFPLKERALATGVFNSASNIGAIVCPLTVPLLAAKFGWPAAFYITGALGLGWIVAWALLYDSPETHPRLSVAERAYIEEGRVVTTEAAAPWLSLLRFRAAWAYMIAGLLAGPVWWFYLFWLPDFLQKRYHLTLQQTGVRVGIVYTMAIVGSIGGGWLAAKLIGRGWSLNAARKTSLLVCAVCVTPVFFAASVENSWVTVALVGLAAAAHQGWSANLYTFVSDTMPKRAVSSVVGLGGFVSGIASMGNAQVVGYVVTKTGSYALIFAWASTMYLLSLLAIQILVPKLVDARENERRVVTDDGTSV, from the coding sequence ATGACGCCTATCAAAGATACGCATCCGTCGGCCTCGTCGGCCGTGGAATCCGGCGCGCCGGGCGCGCGCGTCGGCAACTTCCGGTGGGTGATCTGCGGCCTGCTGTTTTTCGCGACCATGATCAACTATATGGATCGGCAGATCATCGGCGTCCTCAAGCCCCAGCTCTCGCACGAACTGGGGTGGACCGACACCGGCTACGCCAATATCGTCAGCGCCTTCCAGCTCGCCTACGCCTGCGGTTATCTTTTTGGGGGGCGCCTCATGGACCGTTTTGGCGTGCGTCGCGGACTGTCCTGGGCCGCCTTTCTGTGGAGCGTGGCCGCTGTCGCGCATGGACTCGTTCGTACGGTGCTCGGCTTCAGCATCGCCCGTTTGGGATTGGGGCTCGCGGAGGGCGGCAACTTTCCGGCGGCGATCAAAACCGTCACGGAATGGTTTCCCCTGAAGGAGCGGGCGCTGGCGACGGGCGTCTTCAATAGCGCCAGCAACATCGGCGCGATCGTCTGTCCGCTGACCGTTCCTCTGCTGGCCGCGAAGTTCGGGTGGCCGGCGGCGTTCTACATCACGGGCGCGCTGGGGTTGGGGTGGATCGTCGCGTGGGCGCTGCTGTACGACTCCCCTGAGACCCATCCTCGGCTCTCGGTCGCCGAGCGCGCTTATATTGAGGAAGGCCGGGTGGTGACGACGGAAGCGGCGGCGCCATGGCTGAGCCTGCTGCGCTTTCGCGCCGCCTGGGCGTACATGATCGCCGGCCTGCTGGCGGGGCCGGTCTGGTGGTTCTATCTCTTCTGGCTGCCGGATTTTCTCCAGAAACGCTACCATCTGACATTGCAGCAGACGGGTGTGCGCGTGGGAATCGTGTACACAATGGCGATCGTCGGCAGCATCGGCGGAGGCTGGCTCGCGGCAAAGCTGATCGGCCGTGGCTGGAGCCTCAACGCCGCCCGCAAGACCTCGCTCCTTGTCTGCGCCGTCTGCGTCACGCCGGTCTTTTTTGCCGCCTCCGTCGAAAACTCCTGGGTCACGGTGGCGCTCGTGGGCCTGGCCGCCGCCGCCCACCAGGGCTGGTCCGCCAACCTGTACACGTTCGTCTCCGACACGATGCCCAAGCGCGCCGTCAGCTCCGTGGTCGGGCTGGGCGGCTTCGTCTCGGGGATCGCGAGCATGGGCAACGCCCAGGTGGTGGGGTATGTGGTGACCAAGACCGGCAGCTACGCCCTGATCTTCGCCTGGGCCTCCACTATGTATCTGCTTTCTCTGCTGGCGATCCAGATTCTCGTCCCCAAACTTGTTGACGCTCGCGAGAATGAACGCCGCGTGGTCACTGATGACGGGACGAGCGTGTAA
- the uxaC gene encoding glucuronate isomerase produces MSFIHEDFLLQTQTARLLYHQYAADQPILDYHNHLPPDDIAGNRRFNDLAEIWLAGDHYKWRAMRANGVEERYCTGDADPYEKFLAWAKTVPHTLRNPIYHWTHLELKRYFGIDELLNEKTAPAIWERANAQLQTSDLTTWGILRKFQVAALCTTDDPTGDLAAHRSIADSDLPTRVYPAFRPDKALAVDQPEAFNAWLGKLEAISDTQIGRLPDLLDALDKRHRAFHEIGSRLSDHGLARCYADFPSEAEAAAIFDRARAGQAAGADDHAKFASYLMLFFGRLDAKRGWTKQLHLGALRSVNTRGLQKLGPDTGFDSIGDWPQAASLGAYLDRLQQEDALPKVILYNNNPNDNYVLATMAGNFQDGSTPGKIQFGSGWWFLDTKEGIEWQLNTLSNTGLLSRFVGMLTDSRSFMSYPRHEYFRRVLCNVIGREIESGEIPGDEELVGPMIENICFGNAKRYLALDIPEASGKS; encoded by the coding sequence ATGTCGTTTATTCACGAGGACTTCCTCCTGCAAACCCAAACGGCCCGCCTTTTGTATCATCAATACGCGGCAGACCAACCGATTCTCGATTACCATAACCACCTGCCCCCAGACGACATCGCCGGAAATCGACGCTTTAACGATCTTGCCGAGATCTGGCTGGCGGGAGATCATTATAAGTGGCGCGCCATGCGCGCCAACGGCGTCGAGGAGCGCTACTGCACCGGGGACGCCGATCCATACGAGAAATTCCTGGCCTGGGCAAAGACCGTACCGCACACCCTTCGCAATCCGATCTATCACTGGACCCATCTCGAACTCAAGCGATATTTCGGGATCGATGAACTGCTGAATGAGAAGACCGCGCCTGCGATCTGGGAGCGCGCTAACGCACAGCTCCAGACCTCCGATCTGACGACCTGGGGAATCCTCCGGAAATTCCAAGTCGCCGCCCTCTGCACCACGGATGATCCAACCGGCGACCTGGCGGCCCACCGGTCAATCGCCGACTCGGATCTGCCGACGCGTGTCTACCCGGCCTTCCGCCCGGACAAGGCGCTGGCGGTGGACCAGCCCGAGGCGTTCAACGCATGGCTGGGAAAGCTGGAGGCCATCAGCGACACGCAAATCGGCCGTCTGCCGGATCTTTTGGATGCGCTGGACAAACGCCATCGCGCGTTCCATGAGATCGGGAGTCGCCTTTCCGACCACGGCCTCGCTCGTTGCTATGCCGACTTCCCGAGCGAAGCCGAAGCGGCGGCCATTTTTGACCGTGCGCGCGCCGGGCAGGCCGCTGGGGCTGACGACCACGCCAAATTCGCCTCCTATCTGATGCTCTTCTTCGGACGGCTGGACGCCAAACGCGGCTGGACCAAGCAGCTCCACCTGGGAGCTCTGCGCAGCGTCAACACGCGCGGCTTACAGAAGCTGGGCCCGGATACGGGCTTCGATTCCATCGGCGATTGGCCGCAGGCCGCGTCGCTCGGCGCCTATCTGGATCGGCTCCAGCAAGAAGACGCGTTGCCGAAGGTAATTCTTTACAACAACAATCCGAACGACAACTATGTGCTGGCGACAATGGCCGGCAACTTTCAAGACGGCTCCACGCCCGGGAAGATCCAGTTCGGGTCCGGCTGGTGGTTCTTGGACACCAAAGAGGGGATCGAATGGCAGCTCAACACCCTGTCCAACACGGGCCTGCTCTCGCGCTTCGTTGGGATGCTGACCGATTCCCGTTCGTTTATGTCCTACCCCCGTCATGAGTATTTCCGTCGGGTGCTGTGCAATGTGATCGGGCGGGAAATAGAAAGCGGCGAGATCCCGGGCGACGAGGAATTGGTCGGGCCGATGATCGAAAACATCTGCTTTGGGAACGCCAAACGATATCTAGCGCTGGACATCCCGGAGGCGAGCGGGAAGTCATGA
- a CDS encoding lactate racemase domain-containing protein: MGNSATLTDDDDQRNETDGRGKELLADDEVRRIVAQALTALNLVGKRVLLIVPDATRTAPVGLMFRTIFDQIGEAAARLDVMIALGTHPPMSEEAIRHRLEITVEERAGRYGRVGFLNHAWDDPAALAELGVIPASEIRRLSDGLFEMDVPVTVNRAVFDYDQLIIVGPVFPHEVAGFSGGNKYLFPGVSGPEVLNFFHWLGAVITNPGIIGHKWTPVRRVIDYAASLIPTPRFAFCMVIHGHDLVGLYAGAPEAAWSVAADHSARLNIVYKDRPFHTVLSCAPPMYDEIWVAGKCMYKLEPVVADGGELIIYAPHIHEISVTHGDLIRRIGYHTRDYFLKQWDKFKDEPWGILAHSTHVRGIGSYENGVERPRVRVTLATQIPEDVCRAINLGYRDHASIRIEDYQNREAEGVLCVPNAGEMLFHLKTPPEWARGGTSE, translated from the coding sequence ATGGGAAACAGCGCCACGCTGACCGACGATGACGATCAGCGAAACGAAACGGACGGGCGGGGGAAAGAACTCCTCGCCGATGATGAAGTTCGCAGAATCGTCGCCCAAGCTCTGACGGCGCTGAACTTGGTCGGCAAAAGAGTGCTGTTGATCGTCCCCGACGCGACGCGCACCGCGCCGGTTGGGCTGATGTTTCGCACGATTTTTGATCAAATTGGCGAGGCGGCGGCGCGTCTGGATGTGATGATCGCGCTCGGCACGCACCCGCCGATGAGCGAGGAAGCGATCCGCCATCGTCTGGAGATTACGGTGGAAGAGAGGGCAGGGCGCTACGGGCGAGTTGGCTTCTTGAATCACGCCTGGGACGATCCCGCCGCTCTGGCGGAGCTTGGCGTCATCCCGGCGTCCGAGATACGCCGTCTCTCGGATGGCCTGTTTGAGATGGATGTGCCGGTGACAGTCAACCGGGCTGTCTTCGATTACGATCAGCTGATCATTGTCGGCCCAGTCTTTCCGCACGAGGTCGCCGGCTTCTCGGGCGGCAACAAGTATCTGTTCCCCGGCGTCAGCGGCCCCGAGGTTCTGAATTTCTTCCACTGGCTGGGGGCGGTCATCACCAACCCGGGCATCATCGGCCACAAGTGGACGCCGGTGCGGCGAGTGATCGACTACGCCGCGTCACTGATCCCGACGCCTCGGTTCGCATTCTGCATGGTGATCCACGGGCATGATCTCGTCGGTCTCTATGCGGGGGCGCCCGAGGCCGCCTGGTCGGTGGCCGCCGACCATAGCGCCCGACTGAATATCGTGTACAAAGATCGTCCCTTCCACACGGTTCTATCGTGTGCGCCGCCGATGTACGACGAAATCTGGGTAGCCGGCAAGTGCATGTACAAGCTGGAGCCGGTGGTGGCGGACGGCGGGGAGCTGATCATCTATGCGCCCCACATCCATGAAATCTCCGTCACCCACGGAGACTTGATCCGGCGGATCGGATACCACACGCGCGACTACTTCCTGAAACAATGGGACAAATTTAAAGACGAGCCGTGGGGCATCTTGGCGCACTCAACTCATGTGCGCGGGATTGGCTCCTACGAGAACGGCGTGGAGCGCCCGCGTGTGCGGGTGACGCTGGCGACGCAAATTCCGGAAGACGTCTGCCGGGCGATTAATCTGGGATACCGCGATCACGCCTCGATTCGGATCGAAGACTATCAGAACCGGGAGGCGGAGGGCGTTCTGTGCGTTCCCAACGCCGGCGAGATGCTCTTTCATCTCAAAACCCCGCCCGAATGGGCGCGCGGCGGGACTTCTGAGTGA
- a CDS encoding tagaturonate epimerase family protein — MLKIGKYSFGVGDRFAHQAKAQLRACQMAAEQGVEITPVWNKSYREHATIGSEPSSVRAAADAAVKALGWDGPYHVDADHVRLETVDGFLAGSDFYTLDVADAIGLAPDEELLGAFSARHNELIGRLAIPGIAEPLETTRADIERIAGKYQRAVQEAGRIYRGIAAAKGEGRFITEISMDETDSPQTPPELLVILALIAEEGIPAQTIAPKFTGRFNKGVDYVGDLAKFETEFRDDLAVIAFAVKQYGLPTTLKLSVHSGSDKFSLYGPIQRALRDTGAGLHIKTAGTTWLEELIGLAESGGEGLELAQEIYAAALAKRDALCAPYAAVIDIDPARLPSAETVNGWTSEQFTAAVRHDPTNPQFNPDMRQLLHVGYKIAGQMGDRYLGMLDACEAAIARNVTENLYARHLQPLFLSNAGGH; from the coding sequence ATGCTGAAGATTGGGAAATACTCGTTTGGGGTGGGGGATCGTTTTGCCCACCAGGCGAAGGCGCAGCTGCGCGCCTGCCAGATGGCGGCGGAACAGGGCGTCGAGATCACGCCCGTCTGGAATAAGTCTTACCGAGAACATGCGACGATTGGATCGGAGCCGTCAAGCGTGCGCGCGGCGGCGGACGCCGCGGTCAAGGCGTTGGGCTGGGACGGGCCGTATCATGTAGACGCCGACCATGTTCGGCTGGAGACGGTGGACGGTTTCCTCGCCGGAAGCGATTTCTACACGCTGGATGTGGCCGACGCAATCGGGCTTGCTCCAGACGAAGAGTTGTTAGGGGCCTTTTCTGCCCGTCACAATGAGCTGATAGGGCGGCTGGCGATTCCCGGCATTGCCGAGCCGCTGGAAACCACGCGGGCGGATATCGAGCGGATCGCCGGGAAATATCAGCGCGCGGTTCAGGAGGCGGGCCGGATCTATCGGGGCATCGCCGCCGCGAAGGGCGAGGGACGGTTCATCACGGAGATTTCCATGGACGAGACCGACAGCCCGCAGACTCCGCCCGAGCTGCTGGTGATTCTGGCGCTTATCGCCGAGGAAGGCATTCCCGCGCAGACCATCGCCCCGAAATTCACCGGGCGGTTCAACAAAGGCGTTGATTATGTCGGCGATCTGGCGAAGTTCGAGACGGAGTTTCGCGATGATCTGGCGGTGATCGCCTTCGCGGTCAAGCAATATGGACTGCCGACAACGCTGAAACTCAGCGTCCATTCCGGCAGTGATAAGTTCTCGCTCTATGGCCCGATCCAGCGGGCGCTGCGCGACACCGGGGCTGGCCTGCACATCAAGACCGCCGGGACGACCTGGCTGGAAGAGCTGATCGGACTGGCGGAATCCGGCGGCGAGGGACTGGAGCTGGCGCAGGAGATCTACGCGGCGGCGCTCGCCAAGCGGGACGCGCTCTGCGCGCCCTATGCGGCGGTGATCGACATCGATCCTGCTCGCCTGCCCAGCGCCGAGACGGTCAATGGCTGGACTTCGGAGCAATTCACAGCCGCCGTGCGCCACGACCCCACAAATCCTCAATTCAATCCCGATATGCGTCAACTGCTTCATGTCGGCTACAAGATTGCGGGGCAGATGGGCGACCGATATCTGGGGATGCTGGACGCGTGCGAGGCGGCAATCGCCCGTAACGTCACCGAAAACCTCTACGCGCGTCATCTACAGCCGCTGTTTCTCAGCAACGCAGGAGGGCATTAA